The Xanthomonas sp. CFBP 8443 genome has a window encoding:
- a CDS encoding ligase-associated DNA damage response exonuclease — protein sequence MPKPASQDLVVLRPEGLYCPAGDFHIDPWRPVPRAVITHGHGDHARAGMGEYHCAAASLPILRWRLGEQAYRAYDYGTRFTLGAATVSLHPAGHVLGSAQVRIEVDGEVWVASGDYKRQPDPTCAAFEVVRCDTFITEATFGLPVYRWPDTAAVAREIVAWRRECAARGEAAVLFCYALGKAQRVLAELQPWDDQPALLHGAVAAGVAVYRQAGVAMLDTQPVAEMDKRADYAGQLVLAPPSAAGSPWLRRFRHAQLGFASGWMRLRGNRRRRNYDRGFVVSDHADWPDLLRTIEETGARRVIATHGNTDAIIRALNERGVAAEAFRTDYGAEE from the coding sequence ATGCCCAAACCCGCTTCCCAGGACCTGGTGGTACTGCGCCCGGAAGGGCTGTACTGCCCCGCTGGCGACTTCCATATCGACCCCTGGCGCCCGGTGCCGCGCGCGGTCATCACCCATGGCCACGGCGACCACGCGCGCGCCGGCATGGGCGAATACCACTGCGCCGCCGCCAGCCTGCCGATCCTGCGCTGGCGCCTCGGCGAGCAGGCGTACCGCGCGTACGACTACGGCACGCGCTTCACGCTGGGCGCAGCGACGGTGTCGCTGCATCCGGCCGGCCACGTGCTCGGCTCGGCGCAGGTGCGCATCGAAGTGGATGGCGAGGTGTGGGTGGCCTCGGGCGACTACAAGCGCCAGCCCGACCCGACCTGCGCCGCGTTCGAGGTGGTGCGCTGCGACACCTTCATCACCGAGGCCACCTTCGGCCTGCCGGTGTATCGCTGGCCGGACACCGCCGCGGTGGCACGCGAAATCGTCGCCTGGCGCCGCGAGTGCGCCGCGCGCGGCGAGGCCGCGGTGCTGTTCTGCTACGCGCTGGGCAAGGCGCAGCGGGTGCTGGCCGAGCTGCAGCCGTGGGACGACCAGCCGGCGCTGCTGCATGGCGCGGTCGCCGCCGGGGTGGCGGTGTATCGCCAGGCGGGGGTGGCGATGCTGGATACGCAACCGGTCGCCGAGATGGACAAGCGCGCCGACTACGCCGGGCAACTGGTGCTGGCGCCGCCGTCGGCCGCAGGCAGCCCGTGGCTGCGCCGCTTCCGCCATGCGCAGCTCGGCTTCGCCTCGGGCTGGATGCGCCTGCGCGGCAACCGCCGCCGGCGCAACTACGATCGCGGCTTCGTGGTGTCCGATCATGCGGACTGGCCCGACCTGCTGCGCACCATCGAAGAAACCGGCGCGCGGCGGGTCATCGCCACGCACGGCAATACCGATGCGATCATCCGCGCCCTGAACGAACGCGGCGTCGCCGCCGAGGCGTTCCGCACCGACTACGGTGCCGAGGAATGA